CGGATTCCCCGACATCACGATCGGTGAGACGATCGCCGACCCCGAAGACGTGCGCCCCCTGCCGGCCATCACGGTCGACGACCCCGCCATCTCGATGACGATCGGCACCAACACCTCGCCGCTCATGGGCAAGGTCAAGGGCCACAAGCTCACCGCCCGCATGGTCAAGGACCGTCTCGACCGCGAGCTCATCGGTAACGTCTCGCTCAAGGTCGTCGACATCGGACGTCCGGATGCCTGGGAAGTCCAGGGCCGCGGAGAGCTCGCTCTCGCGATCCTCGTCGAGAACATGCGCCGCGAGGGCTTCGAGCTCACCGTCGGCAAGCCCCAGGTGGTCACCAAGCGCGGCGAGGACGGCAAGCTCAAGGAGCCGTTCGAGCACCTCACGATCGACGCCCCCGAGGAGCACCTCGGCGCGATCACGCAGCTGATGGCCGCCCGCAAGGGCCGCATGGACAACATGACCAACCACGGCACCGGCTGGGTACGCATGGAGTTCGTCGTGCCCTCGCGCGGCCTCATCGGCTTCCGCAGCGAGTTCCTCACGATCACGCGTGGCACCGGCATCGCCAACGCCATCTCGCACGGCTACGACGACTGGGCGGGCTCCATCACGACCCGCCAGAACGGCTCGATCGTCGCCGACCGCATGGGCGTCGTCACCCCCTTCGCCATGATCGCTCTGCAGGAGCGCATGAGCTTCTTCGTGCAGCCCACCGAAGAGGTCTACGAGGGCATGGTCATCGGCGAGAACTCGCGCGCCGACGACATGGACGTCAACATCACCAAGGAGAAGAAGCTCACGAACATGCGTTCGTCGACCTCCGACTCCTTCGAGTCGATGACGCCCCCGCGCGTGCTCACGCTCGAGGAGTCGCTCGAGTTCGCCCGCGACGACGAATGCGTCGAGGTCACGCCCGAGAAGGTGCGCATCCGCAAGGTCGTGCTCGATGCGACCGAGCGCGGTCGTGCCGCGTCGCGCCTCAAGCGTCAGGATGCCAACGCGTAAGCGTTCCCGGCTGATCGCGGCCCCGTCGAGCTCACGCTCGGCGGGGCCGTTCCGCGTCGCCGCAGGGGGTCGCTGAGCCTGTCCGGGCACCTCGCGGGCCGCGGAAGGTGGCTGAGCCTGCCGAAGCCCCTCGCGCTCGCGATACGCCGCGGGGGGTGGCTGAGCCTGTCGAAAGCCACCGGACCCTTCGACAAGCTCAGGGTCCTCCCATGCGACACGGTCAGGGGGCCTCAGGGGGCGGGGGTGGGTGCCTGTTCCCGGAGCACCTTCGCGAGTGGACGTCCCTTCGCCAGCTCATCGACCAGCTTGTCGAGAAGGCGGATGCGGTACATCAGCGGGTCCTCGATCTCCTCGACCCGGATGCCGCAGACCACCCCGGTGACCTGGTCGGCCCGAACGTTGAGTGTCGCCTCGTCGAAGAACTCCCGGAACGTCGTCGTCCCCTCGGCGTGGCGGGCGATCGTCGCGTCGTCGAAGCCCGTGAGCCAGCGGATCACGGCATCCAGATCGTCCTTCGTGCGCCCTTTGCGCTCCACCTTCGCGAGGTAGAGCGGGTAGACGGACGCAAAGGTCATCTCGAACACGCGGGACATATCCGGCACACTACGCGGTGCGCGCTCAGGGACACAGGGGTGTCCGAGCGCTGGCGCGGGGAGGCGCGATAGCGTGCGCGTTCGTCGGCGGCGCGGAGATCAGCGCGACTCCACCACGCACACCGCGCTCATGCCCGGTGTCAGCGCCTCGAACACGTGCGGGGCGTCGCCGGGGTAGGACAGGTAGTCGCCGGGGGAGAGCTCGTAAGGGTCGTCGGCTGGTCCCACGCGACCGCGTCCGGTCACCATGACGAGATGCTCGACGGTTCCGCGCGGGTGCGGGTCGGACAGTCGGGGCTTCCCCGGCTCGGCGCTCAGCAGGTAGATGTCGCGGCGCGCGTGGGGCGGACTCGCGGACAACAACACGGCGAGGTAGTCGGATGCTGACGACGGCACGGCCGTGGATGCCTCGCCCGCGCGGATGAGCGTGGGGGAGGGGACGCCCTCGTCGACCAGGATTGCGAACGGGATCTCGAGCGCCGTCGCCAGGGCCCACAGCGTCTCGACGCTGGGGTTGCCGCCGCCGCTTTCGAGCTGCGACACCGTGGCTTTCGCGACGCCCGCCCGCCGGGCGAGTTCCGAGACGCTGAGGTCACGGCGCTCGCGCTCGCGCCGCAGGGTCGCCGCGATACGGTCGCCGAGATCCGTCATGCGTTCATTATGCTCGACGATCGTTCGACTTGACGAACGACGCTCGCTCGTTCACCATGATGTCCATGCGTTCGTTCTCTCGAACACCTGAGGGTGTCGCCGCCCGGCAGGGCCTTGCCGTGGCACTCGCCACGAGCGCGTACGGCATCTCTTTCGGCGCCCTATCGGTGGCCTCCGGTCTCGACGTCTGGCAGACGTGCGTCCTGAGCCTGCTGATGTTCACCGGCGGCTCGCAGTTCGCCTTCGTCGGCGTGATCGCCGCCGGCGGAGTGGCCGCCGCCCCCGCCGCCATCGCCTCCGCGGTGCTGCTGGGGGTGCGTAACGCCGCCTACGCGATGCGCATGGCGCCGGTCGTCGCGGGTGGGTTCTGGCGCAAGGCCGGAGCGACGCAGTTCACGATCGACGAGTCGGTCGCCGTCGGACTCGCCCAGACCCAGCCGCGCGCGCGGCAGGTGGGCTTCTGGGTGACGGGGGTGGCCATCTGGGTCGGCTGGAACCTCTCCACCCTCCTCGGCGCGCTGCTCGGAGACGTGCTGGGCGACCCACGCGCCTACGGCCTCGACGCGGCTGCGGCGGCCGCATTCCTCGCTCTGCTCTGGCCACGTCTGCGCGGCCGACAACCTCTGGCTGTCGCGGCCGGTGCCGCCGTCGTCGCGGCGCTGCTCACGCCGGTGCTCATGCCGGGCATCCCGGTCATCGCCGCGGCCGGTGTCGCCGTGGCCGTGGGGCTGTTCGATCCGCGCCGACCGACGCCCGACCCGGCCCGCGTGGCTGAAGAGAAGGGGATGCCATGACGCTCTGGACCGCTGTGCTGTTGGCATCCGTTCTCTGTGTCGCGCTGAAAGCCGTCGGTTACCTGCTCCCCGCGCGCTGGCTCGAGTCGCCGCGCGTCGAACGGATCAGCGACCTTCTCACCGTGGCGCTTCTGTCGGCGCTGGTCATGGTGCAGACGCTGGCCGTCGGAGGCACGGTGAGTGTCGACGCTCGCGTTCCCGCGGTGGCCGTCGCCGCGCTCCTGCTGTGGATTCGCGCGCCGTTCCTGGTCGTGGTCGCCGCCGCTGCTCTCACCGCCGCGCTTCTGCGGTTGTGGGGGTGGGCTGCCTGACGTCGCGGCGTCTGGACGGACGCGGGGTGCGGTGGCGGCGCCGTCGCGCCCTCACCGCACCCCGCAGCAAATGGTGGGTCAACCGAGGATGGCGAACCCCGTTCTCCAGGTCGTGTTGACGCTGAAGCCGATGATGGCCGGGGCCCCGGTGAGTGCGGTGCTGGGGAAGGCGGCGGGTTCGGTGCGTCCCGTGGTGGTGCCGTCGCCGAGCTGGCCCTGGTCGTTTCCGCCCCAGGCCAAGGCGGTGCCATCGGCGAGGAGGGCATACGCACTGTTGTCGGTCGTCCCGATCTGCGTGGCGGTGCTGATGTTCTTGACCGCGACGGGGGTGTTGCGCGTCGTGGTCGTGCCGTCGCCGAGCTGACCGTAGTTGTTCCCGCCCCATGCCCGGATCTGGCCGTTCGAGAGGAGGGCGTACGTGCTGTAGCCGGCGGCGACGACGCGGGTGGCCGTGGTGATGTCGGACACGGTCACCGGACTGTCGACGAAGCTTTCGCTGTACGGGTCGTCCTCGGTGCCGTTGCCGAGGTTTCCGCCGGCGCTGTTCATGCCCCACGACTTGATGGTGCCGTCGGAGAGGAGAGCGAA
This portion of the Microbacterium testaceum StLB037 genome encodes:
- the typA gene encoding translational GTPase TypA, translating into MAHALRPDLRNVAIVAHVDHGKTTLVDAMLRQTGSFGEHAHVEERAMDSNDLEREKGITILAKNTAITYNGIHTEVPVTINVIDTPGHADFGGEVERGLSMVDGVVLLVDASEGPLPQTRFVLRKALEAKLPVILLVNKTDRPDARIAEVEEEAHDLLLGLASDLVDDVPDLDVDALLDVPVVYASGRAGAASLNRPDNGALPDNEDLEPLFAAILEHVPAPSYDDEAPLQAWVTNLDSSPFLGRLALLRVFNGTLKKGQTVAWVRADGTTSNARITELLKTRALERYPAEDAGPGDIVAIAGFPDITIGETIADPEDVRPLPAITVDDPAISMTIGTNTSPLMGKVKGHKLTARMVKDRLDRELIGNVSLKVVDIGRPDAWEVQGRGELALAILVENMRREGFELTVGKPQVVTKRGEDGKLKEPFEHLTIDAPEEHLGAITQLMAARKGRMDNMTNHGTGWVRMEFVVPSRGLIGFRSEFLTITRGTGIANAISHGYDDWAGSITTRQNGSIVADRMGVVTPFAMIALQERMSFFVQPTEEVYEGMVIGENSRADDMDVNITKEKKLTNMRSSTSDSFESMTPPRVLTLEESLEFARDDECVEVTPEKVRIRKVVLDATERGRAASRLKRQDANA
- a CDS encoding DUF2200 domain-containing protein; its protein translation is MSRVFEMTFASVYPLYLAKVERKGRTKDDLDAVIRWLTGFDDATIARHAEGTTTFREFFDEATLNVRADQVTGVVCGIRVEEIEDPLMYRIRLLDKLVDELAKGRPLAKVLREQAPTPAP
- a CDS encoding helix-turn-helix domain-containing protein, with amino-acid sequence MTDLGDRIAATLRRERERRDLSVSELARRAGVAKATVSQLESGGGNPSVETLWALATALEIPFAILVDEGVPSPTLIRAGEASTAVPSSASDYLAVLLSASPPHARRDIYLLSAEPGKPRLSDPHPRGTVEHLVMVTGRGRVGPADDPYELSPGDYLSYPGDAPHVFEALTPGMSAVCVVESR
- a CDS encoding AzlC family ABC transporter permease is translated as MRSFSRTPEGVAARQGLAVALATSAYGISFGALSVASGLDVWQTCVLSLLMFTGGSQFAFVGVIAAGGVAAAPAAIASAVLLGVRNAAYAMRMAPVVAGGFWRKAGATQFTIDESVAVGLAQTQPRARQVGFWVTGVAIWVGWNLSTLLGALLGDVLGDPRAYGLDAAAAAAFLALLWPRLRGRQPLAVAAGAAVVAALLTPVLMPGIPVIAAAGVAVAVGLFDPRRPTPDPARVAEEKGMP
- a CDS encoding AzlD domain-containing protein, which translates into the protein MTLWTAVLLASVLCVALKAVGYLLPARWLESPRVERISDLLTVALLSALVMVQTLAVGGTVSVDARVPAVAVAALLLWIRAPFLVVVAAAALTAALLRLWGWAA